From a single Erpetoichthys calabaricus chromosome 1, fErpCal1.3, whole genome shotgun sequence genomic region:
- the c1h11orf68 gene encoding UPF0696 protein C11orf68 homolog isoform X1, giving the protein MIELDCEGSEAEEHFFAADNYAAEAMAADMDPWIVFDARKTPKAEFDDWLETNRPSRVCRFGDPESNLGNVGWIAVYGPNYCPSQGHLDGLHDDWERLQESGRPVKFETIRELALNHDVLTGKWLMHLDSGFKVDHAWECVARATLEGKISVAKVSPRAPASDGKHVICVYNETFTDEEDVMKLDATIRSIGIKCPLYYKPDIYTYLGIYRSNRWKLCPTIYESKFDLECVPRRSQITNKVTSTDVN; this is encoded by the coding sequence ATGATTGAGCTTGATTGTGAGGGCTCTGAGGCCGAAGAGCATTTTTTTGCAGCGGACAACTATGCTGCTGAAGCAATGGCTGCTGACATGGACCCTTGGATTGTATTTGATGCTCGGAAGACTCCTAAAGCTGAATTTGATGATTGGCTTGAGACTAACAGGCCTTCTAGGGTTTGCCGCTTTGGGGATCCTGAGAGTAATCTGGGAAACGTAGGCTGGATTGCTGTTTATGGTCCAAATTACTGCCCTTCCCAAGGACACTTGGATGGCTTGCACGATGATTGGGAGAGGTTGCAGGAGAGTGGTCGGCCTGTTAAGTTTGAGACCATCAGAGAGCTGGCATTAAACCATGATGTTCTGACTGGTAAGTGGCTCATGCATCTTGACTCTGGCTTCAAAGTTGATCATGCCTGGGAATGTGTTGCTAGAGCAACACTAGAAGGAAAAATAAGCGTTGCCAAAGTCAGCCCGCGAGCCCCTGCCTCAGATGGCAAGCATGTGATCTGTGTATATAATGAGACATTCACAGATGAAGAGGATGTGATGAAGTTAGATGCTACAATTCGCTCCATAGGAATCAAGTGCCCACTTTACTACAAGCCTGATATTTATACGTATCTGGGCATATACCGAAGTAACCGTTGGAAACTCTGTCCTACGATTTATGAAAGTAAGTTTGATCTGGAATGTGTTCCAAGGCGTTCACAGATAACCAATAAAGTCACCAGTACGGACGTCAATTAA
- the c1h11orf68 gene encoding UPF0696 protein C11orf68 homolog isoform X2 — translation MIELDCEGSEAEEHFFAADNYAAEAMAADMDPWIVFDARKTPKAEFDDWLETNRPSRVCRFGDPESNLGNVGWIAVYGPNYCPSQGHLDGLHDDWERLQESGRPVKFETIRELALNHDVLTAKKQIIAENRMNSRLLEDRLSQALLLSKILNWIC, via the exons ATGATTGAGCTTGATTGTGAGGGCTCTGAGGCCGAAGAGCATTTTTTTGCAGCGGACAACTATGCTGCTGAAGCAATGGCTGCTGACATGGACCCTTGGATTGTATTTGATGCTCGGAAGACTCCTAAAGCTGAATTTGATGATTGGCTTGAGACTAACAGGCCTTCTAGGGTTTGCCGCTTTGGGGATCCTGAGAGTAATCTGGGAAACGTAGGCTGGATTGCTGTTTATGGTCCAAATTACTGCCCTTCCCAAGGACACTTGGATGGCTTGCACGATGATTGGGAGAGGTTGCAGGAGAGTGGTCGGCCTGTTAAGTTTGAGACCATCAGAGAGCTGGCATTAAACCATGATGTTCTGACTG CAAAGAAGCAGATCATAGCTGAAAATCGTATGAACAGTCGGCTTCTGGAAGACAGGTTGAGCCAAGCACTGCTACTTTCAA